Proteins encoded together in one uncultured Desulfosarcina sp. window:
- a CDS encoding cupin domain-containing protein, whose product MSSFKNSSEKKQADATFTGEGVFPRGEKNEAFARYFTGTSYLNMLSMEGVVIGNVTFEPGCRNFWHIHHKGGQILLVTGGRGWYQEAGKPARELRAGDVVNIPPETKHWHGAAKDSWFAHVAVEVPSEGGSNEWLEPVSDEEYNQLK is encoded by the coding sequence ATGAGTTCATTCAAAAACAGTTCCGAAAAAAAACAGGCGGATGCCACGTTTACCGGAGAAGGCGTTTTTCCGAGAGGGGAAAAAAATGAAGCGTTCGCACGCTACTTTACAGGGACAAGCTATTTGAACATGCTTTCCATGGAAGGCGTGGTCATCGGCAACGTGACCTTTGAGCCGGGCTGCCGCAACTTCTGGCATATCCACCACAAAGGGGGCCAAATCCTTTTGGTGACCGGTGGGCGCGGCTGGTATCAGGAAGCGGGAAAACCGGCCAGAGAACTCCGAGCCGGTGATGTCGTCAACATCCCGCCGGAAACCAAGCACTGGCACGGGGCCGCCAAGGACAGCTGGTTCGCCCATGTGGCCGTGGAAGTGCCGTCGGAGGGCGGCTCCAACGAATGGCTGGAACCGGTTTCGGACGAGGAATACAATCAGCTGAAATAA
- a CDS encoding iron-containing alcohol dehydrogenase yields the protein MKLDFTYYNPTAIHFGKESLSNLKGELEQYGETVLLVYGKTAIKKSGLYDQVIDILKKAGKKVVELPGVMPNPTYSKMLEGCERVRENDVNLILAVGGGSVIDCAKGISVSAYCDEDPFTKYWLQFQPVTNKTVPVASILTMVGTGSEMNGGSVITNEETKIKAGRVFPADVYPRFSILNPEYTYTVPQYQMVSGVFDTMSHLMEQYFTGDDCNTTDYLIEALLRSSIDNARAALKDPEDYEARSNIMWNATLALNTMTGLSKAQDWQVHMIEHQLGAYTDCAHGMGLAAVSLPYYRHIYPHGVDKFARFATEVWGISAEGKSKEALAKEGIDALEAFCKECGIVTSLKALGATEEMLPKIAESIFILEGGYKKLATEEILEILKACF from the coding sequence ATGAAATTAGATTTTACCTACTATAATCCGACGGCTATTCATTTTGGGAAAGAATCGTTATCCAACCTTAAAGGAGAATTAGAACAGTATGGAGAGACGGTTCTTCTGGTTTACGGAAAGACGGCGATCAAGAAAAGCGGCCTCTATGACCAGGTCATCGATATCCTGAAAAAAGCAGGTAAAAAGGTTGTTGAACTGCCAGGTGTGATGCCCAACCCCACATACAGCAAAATGCTGGAAGGCTGCGAACGGGTGCGTGAGAACGATGTCAATCTGATTCTGGCAGTCGGCGGCGGCTCTGTTATCGACTGCGCGAAAGGAATCTCGGTATCCGCATATTGTGACGAAGATCCGTTTACAAAATATTGGCTTCAATTTCAGCCGGTGACCAACAAAACGGTTCCCGTGGCATCCATTCTCACCATGGTTGGAACAGGTTCCGAGATGAACGGCGGCTCGGTGATTACCAATGAAGAGACGAAGATCAAGGCGGGCAGGGTATTTCCCGCGGACGTCTACCCCAGATTCTCCATTCTCAATCCGGAATACACCTATACGGTGCCTCAGTACCAGATGGTCAGCGGTGTGTTTGATACCATGTCCCACCTGATGGAGCAGTATTTCACCGGGGATGATTGCAATACAACCGACTATCTCATTGAGGCGCTGCTTCGTTCCTCAATCGACAATGCCCGTGCGGCATTGAAAGATCCGGAAGACTATGAAGCGCGCAGCAATATCATGTGGAATGCAACCCTTGCTTTAAATACAATGACCGGATTGTCCAAAGCACAGGACTGGCAGGTTCACATGATCGAGCACCAGCTCGGCGCGTACACGGACTGTGCGCACGGTATGGGGCTTGCTGCGGTCTCCCTGCCTTACTACAGGCATATTTACCCCCATGGCGTTGATAAATTCGCGCGTTTTGCTACTGAGGTGTGGGGAATTTCCGCTGAAGGAAAATCAAAAGAAGCGCTTGCCAAAGAGGGTATCGATGCGCTTGAGGCGTTCTGTAAAGAGTGTGGAATCGTGACGTCGCTTAAAGCGCTTGGAGCAACGGAAGAGATGCTTCCGAAGATTGCCGAGTCCATATTTATTCTGGAAGGCGGATATAAAAAGCTTGCCACTGAAGAGATATTGGAAATCTTGAAGGCATGTTTCTAA
- a CDS encoding cyclophilin-like fold protein, which yields MNRIIIILFAGLVMGSFAAQAQGLRLSDMQVQITSNGRSASFQLYETTAAKEFYDQLPLELDLTNFRDAQWMFYPPERLNVTAREAYHDGKKGELGYYEPWGDVFMLYKDFYAGDEMHRLGINVTGIEEIAGMSGKAIIEKNEPNAPETKTAMKISVTANRNTTVFELNNSGAAKSLYAQLPLRIKVENYGSNEKIFYSPKKLDTADTPQAAAHETGTLAYYAPWGDVVMFYGDFGPAPGLYELGHAISGAEYIRRMSGWIRIERCGVP from the coding sequence ATGAATCGAATTATAATAATTCTGTTTGCCGGCCTGGTCATGGGATCGTTTGCCGCCCAGGCGCAGGGGCTGCGGTTGTCGGACATGCAAGTCCAAATCACCTCCAATGGGCGCAGTGCGAGCTTCCAACTCTACGAAACGACTGCCGCAAAAGAATTCTACGATCAACTGCCACTCGAGCTGGATCTGACCAATTTTCGTGATGCCCAGTGGATGTTTTATCCGCCCGAAAGGCTGAACGTAACTGCGCGTGAGGCGTATCATGACGGGAAAAAGGGAGAGCTGGGTTACTATGAACCTTGGGGCGATGTGTTCATGCTCTACAAGGATTTTTATGCCGGCGATGAAATGCACCGGCTGGGCATCAACGTAACCGGAATCGAGGAGATCGCGGGAATGTCAGGCAAGGCAATTATTGAAAAGAATGAACCGAATGCGCCGGAAACCAAAACGGCTATGAAAATAAGTGTAACGGCAAACAGAAACACGACCGTGTTCGAACTCAACAACAGTGGGGCGGCAAAGAGCCTTTACGCCCAACTGCCATTGCGCATCAAAGTGGAGAATTACGGCAGCAACGAGAAGATCTTCTATTCGCCCAAAAAACTTGATACCGCCGACACTCCGCAAGCGGCGGCGCATGAGACTGGAACGCTCGCCTACTATGCACCCTGGGGAGACGTCGTGATGTTTTATGGAGATTTTGGTCCCGCTCCAGGGCTGTACGAACTGGGCCATGCCATATCGGGGGCCGAGTATATACGACGGATGTCAGGTTGGATACGAATCGAAAGATGTGGCGTCCCCTAA